The Calditrichota bacterium genome includes a region encoding these proteins:
- the ptsP gene encoding phosphoenolpyruvate--protein phosphotransferase — protein MEENHETNFPARIISPGIAIGNALLVIEPFPESNRTQKLNVAAEIKRFQRQVDHIAAELSELFQKISNEIDSKDAAIIETQVMILTDVEFRKKVLNLIAEEFLSVDAAVERVMQHAYEKLAASQNDYMRARADDFLDLSRYFKRQSWEWHGALLNNINNDTVLIVSEFYPSMILACNKRDSIKGIVAEKGVPISHAAILARSFGLPVVVGYTNNKINIGAPVIIDGLKGAIVVNPTSRTIDSYQNRSNAIQIDKAEIKKITNVPAITSDGTRIVLGANIERLDELPLIHPKEIDEIGLLRSEFLFMYDQDDFPAFRKQVQWYRKAVSYLKDKPVVIRILDIGGDKFLPYLTIARQGNPYLGLRAHRVFRFHPEILETQLSAILQASEFGRVKILYPMINTLEELDFLNNILSKLKKENDRPLEIGMMVETPASVFMIRELLPKVDFVSIGTNDLVQYALTVDRNNEDVMDYYQPMNPVIVRMIHEVVSAAAESGKPVTLCGEIAADPIWTPLLIGMGIRSLSMTPAAILPVKKRLISLDLKACTKLADAVLVASYEKDIRQLLENFN, from the coding sequence ATGGAAGAAAATCACGAAACAAATTTCCCAGCTCGAATTATTTCACCAGGCATTGCCATTGGAAACGCACTATTGGTTATCGAACCATTTCCGGAAAGCAACAGGACGCAGAAACTTAATGTAGCGGCTGAGATCAAAAGATTTCAGCGACAGGTCGATCATATTGCTGCAGAATTGTCAGAATTGTTCCAAAAAATTTCTAACGAGATCGACTCGAAAGATGCTGCCATCATAGAAACACAGGTGATGATTTTGACGGATGTCGAATTCAGAAAAAAAGTTTTGAATTTAATTGCCGAAGAATTTCTTTCGGTAGATGCTGCGGTTGAACGAGTCATGCAACACGCTTATGAGAAACTGGCAGCTTCACAAAATGACTATATGCGGGCAAGAGCCGACGATTTTCTCGACCTATCGAGGTATTTTAAAAGACAATCCTGGGAATGGCACGGAGCGCTGCTAAACAACATCAATAATGATACCGTACTCATCGTTTCGGAATTTTATCCTTCGATGATTTTAGCATGTAACAAGCGGGATTCAATCAAAGGCATCGTGGCAGAAAAAGGCGTGCCCATCTCTCATGCAGCAATTCTGGCACGGTCTTTCGGATTGCCTGTAGTGGTCGGTTATACAAATAATAAAATCAATATAGGTGCTCCGGTCATAATTGATGGCTTAAAAGGCGCTATCGTCGTGAATCCAACGTCTCGAACAATCGATTCTTATCAAAATCGATCTAATGCTATTCAGATCGATAAAGCAGAAATCAAAAAAATTACAAACGTGCCAGCTATCACCTCCGATGGCACGCGTATCGTTTTAGGTGCCAATATCGAACGATTGGACGAATTGCCGCTGATTCACCCGAAGGAAATCGACGAAATCGGTCTTTTGCGAAGTGAATTTTTATTTATGTATGATCAGGACGATTTCCCGGCGTTCCGGAAGCAGGTCCAATGGTATCGAAAAGCCGTATCGTATTTGAAAGATAAGCCTGTGGTTATTCGCATTTTAGATATCGGCGGCGATAAATTTCTACCTTACCTGACAATAGCGAGACAGGGCAATCCCTATCTTGGCTTGCGAGCACACCGGGTATTCCGATTCCATCCCGAAATTCTGGAAACACAATTAAGCGCAATTTTACAGGCGTCAGAATTTGGGCGTGTGAAGATTTTGTATCCCATGATCAATACGCTCGAGGAACTGGACTTTTTAAATAACATATTATCGAAGCTAAAAAAGGAGAATGACAGGCCTCTTGAAATCGGCATGATGGTAGAGACTCCCGCATCGGTTTTCATGATTCGAGAGTTACTTCCGAAAGTAGATTTTGTCAGCATTGGCACCAACGACTTGGTGCAATATGCGCTAACCGTGGATCGCAACAACGAAGACGTCATGGATTATTACCAACCCATGAATCCTGTGATTGTTCGGATGATTCATGAAGTTGTGTCAGCCGCAGCGGAATCCGGAAAACCAGTGACACTTTGCGGAGAAATTGCCGCAGATCCTATTTGGACGCCGCTGCTAATTGGCATGGGAATCAGGTCGCTGAGTATGACGCCTGCGGCGATACTTCCTGTCAAGAAACGGCTTATTTCGCTTGACCTGAAGGCATGTACAAAATTGGCAGATGCCGTTTTAGTTGCCAGCTATGAAAAAGATATCAGACAATTATTGGAAAATTTTAACTAA
- a CDS encoding SoxR reducing system RseC family protein: protein MEIEIGKIVKLKNEKAVVQMEAGSQCNHCSAKHSCAAMGGVVRQIEIPVKNGIHVGDNVTLSYQAKSRIISAFLVFILPIIFLMAGYFMGFELFSSEGKAILSGITALIFSFVVLWGLNKILAKRQLFLPTILKAK from the coding sequence ATGGAAATAGAAATCGGAAAAATAGTAAAGCTCAAAAATGAAAAAGCAGTCGTTCAAATGGAAGCGGGTAGCCAGTGCAATCATTGTAGCGCTAAGCATTCCTGCGCGGCAATGGGGGGAGTTGTGCGCCAGATTGAAATTCCAGTGAAAAATGGTATTCATGTTGGCGACAATGTGACATTGAGTTACCAGGCTAAATCAAGAATTATTTCAGCCTTCCTGGTGTTTATTTTACCCATCATATTTCTCATGGCCGGCTATTTTATGGGATTTGAACTTTTCAGTTCCGAAGGAAAAGCGATTTTGAGTGGAATAACAGCTCTGATTTTTTCTTTTGTTGTCTTATGGGGGTTGAATAAAATTTTAGCCAAAAGACAACTGTTTTTGCCGACAATATTAAAAGCCAAATAG
- a CDS encoding YHS domain-containing protein — MFRYCAVCGVRVNRNKAYARKEYKGIEYLLCCPLCQKEFEQDPEKHIQNSRKK; from the coding sequence ATGTTTCGTTATTGTGCAGTTTGTGGCGTTCGAGTTAATCGCAATAAGGCTTATGCGAGAAAAGAATATAAGGGAATTGAATATTTACTCTGTTGCCCCTTATGCCAGAAGGAGTTTGAGCAAGACCCTGAAAAACATATTCAAAATTCAAGGAAAAAATGA